In Capra hircus breed San Clemente chromosome 5, ASM170441v1, whole genome shotgun sequence, the DNA window ACAAAAAGTCACTGAGTGTCTCCTACTTTCTACCAGTGTTTTCATATTGTACTggatagaaaatttttaaaaaaatcttcattgaCCTGTTGATATAAGACACAAGAGAAATGTTTCCTTGTATTGCATTAACTATCCTTGGCAATTTGACATAGTTATTTAATTTAAGCCTCATGAAATTGTAGATAATatctattattttctaattttctatggTGAAAATACTGAGGATCTTCATATATAGGTGACCTTACAAAGTGTTAGCTTTAGGAGTCAAACTCAATTCTTCTGGCTAAAAAATAGAAGAGTAggtgaaaaaagaatgaactatacCCTTCTTATTAGCTCTTgattctattattattaaatggTCTACTACACTGCTCTCTGatactttttattaattaatCAATGGTtgttaaggaaaaggaaaaatttacaaagggtaaattttaaataaatctacTTAAGCAGTGGAAGATATTGTGCTTTACTATTCAAAGACAGTTCTAAGAATTGTAAAGAAATATGTAATTACTTAACGGAGCAGaatcaaaaagaaatgatatggggtgggaggtgtgaggggggttcaggattgggaactcatgtacacccatggtgggattcatgtcaatgtatggcaaaaccaatacagtattgtaaagtaaaataaagtaaaaataaaaataagattaataGAATAGTTGGAtaaattggcaaaaaaaaaaaaggtgtatgttttcttgatctttttgtttaataaaaacagcaaattttCTGAAAGTGACAGTGAGGAATTTGTGCCATGAAAGAGTCACATTTAATCAGTCTGATACAAAATCTGCTAATAGAAGAGTTAAAAAATATGAGATTCGTTTTTATAAGTcagaaatactaaaaatattttgtgcTATAAATTAAGGGAAAATTGAAGCATTTAAACCTTAAACTGGTAGCTTGAAATCCTGACAACACCTGTGTCTGTACACTGACCTTTGTCCTGCTTTAGCAAGTAATGCCTTCATGTTTCCACCCATGTAGACCTACTCTTCATTCTCCACAATTCCTCCTACCATAAATATAATGACTGCTGGAAAATCCTCTGCCATTATCCTCTATGAGACACTTTAGAACATTAAATTATCTTCAAGAATATGGCCCTCATCTTTAGCAATGTGCAAAAGCCTGAATTCCTATTGAAAATGAAGGTAGAAAGAAATCCAGGTGTGTGCTGGCAATCCTGTTACATCCTGGAATCTCTAGCCTTGAAAGAATGGTGGCTGAAGTTGGGGGTAGTGTCATATGCCTTTTCCATAGATGCAAATAAAGGAATCCTACATCAGTTTTGGAGTCTTTGTGTGTGTCTAGAGTTCAGGTCGTGTCAATGAATAGCAAACCAGCAGAGACGGTTTTGAAGAAATAGTTATCGTGGTAGCCAAGAGTGTTGAAATGAGGGCTCCTTAGTGAACATTACAGAACCTATTAATGGGATGATGTGCGATCCCAAGGCCATGTTATTCTAAATTAATGCTGTATGTTAATATGGAGGAATTTGATTCTGTAGTAGTAAAATGCCCccaaaactattttattttttggaggaaaACTAGGTTACATTAGTCTGGCACCTGTCATGAATATCTGAGAAGCTCCTGAAAAACAGAGAGATAACATGGAAGAGAAGTTCCCCTATTGCAGTTTCCAAGAGAACCAACTCTGCCTAGCTCTCTTGGATTGCTGGGTAGCAAGTTAGTTATCTGTCTAGGTCAATAATACAGGGATAACCTAatacatacaaaaacaaaaaataagataattcaAAAGCCACTCAGTGGTTTCAGGTGGAAGTTGCAGATCTAATTTGAAGACTTACTTACTGTTTGAGACTGTGTAAGCAAAGTAAAAGAAAACCAACAAAAGCTTTAAGCAACAAACACCATATAGCGCACAGTGGAatgaaaaacagttttaaaaagagtTACTTCAGAAAACAAGAATTCTACAGTAATTGTACTAGATATTCTCCATCAAATTCAAGAAAGCAATTCTATGCAAGAGGAGAGAAGATATAagataaaaaatcaaaatatagaaaGTATAATTGCAAAGGAACaagccagaaaaaggaaaaaacaaaacaaagaagcagAATGAAATAAGAGAGCATTCATGGAACTGAACACATGGCAGTAGATATTGAAAGTGATTTAGAACATTAACATATGATTAATAAAGGAGAATTTTCAGACATGGAGTGGCAATTAAACACCCTCGAATTCATCTAGATTCTTTTCTAATCCAAAGGTATTCAAAATATCAGTTACCAGCTTATAAAACAAACCTATACCATACCCTTCACTCACCAAAAAATCCAGAAATGTTATGAATATATCCTTTGACAATCACGTAATAGAAATCAATTGAATAAAGCATTCATTTGTGCTTTTGTGTATATTCTTAACAAAAgcacatataatattttaaaaattacttgattaaaatctttattgactgAAATTTTGTTGAATGACTActgtcatctttttaaaattctattcacAATTCTTTCAAGACGATACTTGGGAATATACTAAGCCTATGAAACCTTGAGAATATATCTACACTTTTATAATTTCCCTATTCggaaataaattatttctgtacttttttctcttttttattgtgGGGTAatcgctttacaatattgtgttggcttctgcattatttctgtacttttattccaaactttcattttctcctagtgaaatatttttaatttaaatagatcATACCTTGGCTGATTATTCATctgcatatatttttatgtattatgcTCTtgtttgtacacttaaaaataatatgGTATTTGGTTTTTATGAGAACTTTTCAGATTTTAGTAATGAATTTTTCTTACTTATCTATTGTGATGACATGTTGCTCAGCAACATAAAGAATCCAGGCTGCATGTGGGTCTTTCAAAATTTATCAGGACTTGCTGTGCTCTAGTGCACAGGTCATTTCAATTTCCATTCCACATGGAAACTATTCTCTCATTTGTGAAACCAGGAATATCTCTTGTTTTATAGTAGGGTGGAATTCATTTAAGGAAATGCCTACTTTTTGACCTATGTTCAACATTTGTGGGTCATGCTTTTGTACCTGTTCTTAACATGTTTTCATGTAAAACAAACATAGGTATGTGAAGAAGAAAAATTTCTGCACAATTATTTATCAGTGGGTAGTAGTTGTAATAGTGTATCAGTGTTTTTCAACTTAGGCAATTTTTGCCCCCTCTGcaagggacatttggcaatgtctggagagaTTTACGGTTGTCACAGCTGGGAGGTGATGCCAGCTACTTGTGGGTAGAGGCTAAGGATGCTGCTAGGCATCCTGCAATTCTGAGACAGCCTCCTACAACAAAGAACTATCCAGCCCAAAATGTCATGTgtgaggttgagaaaccctgtaGCATACAACTGATAACATTTAAAACTTTAGAGAAGGAGAATGACTAAGATACTCTCAGATATCATGATAGCAAAGGTATTATTAATATGAGAAATTAACTGTGTTTCTTAGTAGAGAAAATATTATAGAACAACATATTGTATCCACAAACCATGTAAAAGTTAAAGTTATATAACAGAATAATGACAGTGGCTCTTTAAAAAGGCTTTTTAGGTGATTTCCAATTTTCTATTTAGGTCATGATTCTCTTGGGTAATTTTTAATagttacttaaaatttttcctttccaaagtAGTTTTCTGATGTCTGGGATTTATTTACCATGAAAGTGTTACctactttgcatgaaattttattttctggtgaAATGGAAATTCTCTTTATGCTAGTATGTGATATTTGCATCTTAGTTTGTGACATGGCTCTGGAAGTGAGATTTCTGTGAAAAGAGAATACAGAAATCTAAGGGCTTTGTTAAGGatgctaaaataaaataaccagaaaaaaaagtcaatattcagataaatatgtataaattattgaaatatttattagagCTACACAATGTAAAGAAGAGACATATTTGGGAGGTTAGCAATCAATATTGCCAGATGATTGGAAAAGTTTATGTGTTCTCATTTATATTAACCTTATATCATGAGGGACGTTTCCACAGATAAAAACAATTACacaaggacttcccttgtgacccggtggttaagaatccaccttgcaatgtgggggacataggttccatccctggtcagagaactgagatcccacaggctgcagagcaactaaacctgagcaatgcaactagagagtcccTGCACCACAACAAAAATCCTGCATGCGCAACTGTTCCATCTCTAAGGGCTATTCctgccaggaattgaaccacggTCTCctacactgaaggcagattctttgccagctgagttaCTCAGAAGCCCTAAGACCCgacactgccaaataaataaatgaatagatatttttaaaaaaagaattgtcaTTAATTGTTATAATTCTTAAGGTGATATGAAACAACATGCTTTGTTATATACAGTATGAAccagttcctgaaaatatgtatgtattaacAATATTTGGGTGAGCTATGCTAGCCAGGAAAATCCTgcttcaacattacatgaaccaagaactttcagatgttcaagctgggtttagaaatggcaggggatcaaattgtcaacatttgttggatcatagagaaagcaagggaattccataaaaacatctacctctctttcattgactatgctaaagcctttgactgtgtggatcataaaaaactgtggaaaactcttaaagagatgggaatacaagagcaTCTAACCTGTCTTCTggtaaacctgtatgcaggtcaagaagctataGTTCAAACCTTGTATGGAACAACTAACTGGAtcaagactgagaaaggagtatgacaaggttgtTTATTgccttgggcaaactccaggagatggtgagggactgggaagcctggcatgctgcagtccatggggttgtaaagagtgggacatgacttggacatgacttgacGACTGAACAGCATTAGTCAGGAAACTTTTgactataaaaacattttttgtctCAAACTAGTGTAAACTCTAAGAAAACTATTTCATTTACCTAGGCATCTAAAGGAGAGATGGTTCTAATCCATGATCAAGGACTCAAGCTATTTACCTCTCTATTCCGTGACATTAGCATCTTCATCCTAGACCTTGTCTCTTTGGGGTTAAAGATAATTGCCAGTGGCAGCTGGGTCTATTTCCTTACTCATAACCTGCTGAAAACAAAGTCTTTTTTAAACCTAGGATAATAATTTTTTCACTTCAGTTTGTTGAAATCATTCAGGACCTTATTCTGAACTTGGATTAGGGACTGCTGCCAGTAGAATATAATTTGACacctatatatcttctttggtaggGTATATGTTGAAATCTTTGACCCAGTTTTTAGCTAGGTTTCCTTATCTACTTTTTGTTGAGATTATGAATTCTTTTTATGCTCTGGGAAACAGTAAtttatcagatatgtctttttcagatattttctcccagtctgagacttgtcttttccttttcttgactGACTTTTGCaaagcagatttcttttttaatgaagtcCTGCTTATCAATTAATTCTTTCATGGATTTTGCCTTTGGTGCTTTATTTTACAAGTCATTGCCATTTTGAAGATCATCTAGGTTTTCTTCTATGTTATCTagtaggagttttacagttttgtttgttACATTTTAGTGTGTGATCTGTTTGGTATTAATACTTGTGAATGGTATAACGAATACATccaaagtctttttcttttttttgcatgaaGGTGTCTATTTGTTCCAGCACAGCTTGCTGAAAAGATTATCTGGGCTCCATTGTACCTCTTTTGCTCTTTTGTTGGAGGTCAGTTGATTATATTCATGTGGATCTGCTTATaagctctttattctgttccatgtaTCTGTTGGTCTATTGTTTTGCTAAAACCACACTGTCTTATTTAAGTCTTGATGGCAAATAGTGTCAATTCTCTGATATTATTCTTCTCCTTCAATATTATATTGCCTATACTGGGCCTTTTGACTCctaatataaactttagaattggTTTGTCAATGCCAACAAGATAACATGCTGAGATTTTTTACTGTGAttacactgaatctatagatcaagtgGGGAAGAACTggcattttgacaatattgagtcttcctaaCCATAATCATGGACTATTGTTACATTTAcgtgtgtgcttagttactcagtcatgtctgactctttgtgactccatgaactgtagtctgccaggtttctctgtcattTGCATTTACTTAGttccttattttcatttatcagttttgtagttttcctcataAAGTTTTGCACTTATTCTGTTATATTTATACTTAAGTATTTCATTTGGGGGGATGTTATGGAAATggtatcttgttttaattttaagtttGTTCATTGCTGTATAAGAAAGCAATTGACTTACATATGGTAACTTTGTATCTTGCTACATTGTGTCTTGCTACATTTGTGTCAAACTAACTTATTAGTTTCAGGAGGGTTTTTTTGGtcatttcttttggattttctatatACATGATCATGTCAACTGCAAAGATCATTTTATTTCTACCATCCCAATTTGTGTACTtttatctttcttcctttgtttcattAGCTAGTATTTCTAGAACATGTTGAAAAGCAGTAGTGAGAGAGGCTATCTTTGACTTGTACCTATTATTGGTATAAAAACTTTGAGTATTTCACCATGAAGTACAATGCTAGTTTTAGATTTGTTTTAGATAATCTTTATCAAGTTGAAGatattttcctctattctttgcttACTGAGCATTCTTATAACGAATGAATGTGGATTTTGTTGCATGCTTTTTTGCAGCTATTGATATATTGTgtgctttttttcatttgttaatatgatgggttacattaaatcattttaaatgttgAACCAGGTTTGTATGTTCAGGCATACAAACTGGGATATATCCCAGTGGTTTCGCTAAATTATAATTTTGTATACATTTTTGGATTGAATTTGCTAATTCAATGAGAATTTTCACATCTATGATTATGAGAGATTTTCGTCTGTGATTTTCTCTTCTAGTAATGTCTGTGTCTGGTTTGGGTATTAGGGTAATGCTGAACTTAAAATGAGTTGGAAAATAGTCCTTCTGCTTCTATTCTTTGAAGGAGACTAGAGAGAATTAGTATAATATTCCTTAAAAGTTTGTTGCAATTTACCATGACTCCACTTTGGCCTGTTGCTTTCCGTTTTAGAAGGTTATTGATTAGCCCCTCATTTTAATAACAGAATTAGACCTATTCACATTCCTATTTCTTCTTGTGTGAGTATTGACATTGGATGTTTTTCAAAGAGTTGGTACCTTTCACCTAATTTATTATAGGAGACATAGAATTACTCCTAATATTCCTTTAAATGTCCGTGGGATCAGTTGTGATATTGCATTTCACTTCTGGCCTCTCTTTTATTCTTAGTTAGCgtccttgcatgcatgctcaggcaCTAAATTTCATCTgaatttttgtgactccatgggccctagccagccagactcctctgtccatggaatttcccaggtaaaaatactggaatgggtagcaatTTCCTTTTCAAGGAagtgttcctgacccagggatcaaacccacatttcttgagACTCCTGCATTTACAGGtagactttttaccactgagccaactggaaaACCCTTAGTCAGTATGACTAAAGGCTAAtccattttattgatcttttcaaagaagcagcttcCTTCTACAATGGCTAAATTCATTCATCTCTTCTATACActgtttttgctttatatatctaAACTGTCATTATTGTGctatgctgtgtttagttgctcagccatgtccgactctttgtgaccccatggaatatagcccaccaggctcctctgtccatggcattcttcaggccagaatactggagtaggttgcctgccctcctccaggggatcttcctgactcagggatcgaatatAGTCTCTGGCATCCcttgcattacaagcagattctttacctcctgagccacctgggaagcctcctgtCATTATTAACACAATATAAATGACAATGTCATTGTtgacattaaaaaatgataaagtcCAATTTATGTTTCTATTCTCCTCTGTTTTCTGTAGGTATGTGTTAGGCACTCCTACTGTACAATCCAGGGTAACAAATGCAAAATAGTCTCAGGAGGACAAGTTGACTCCAAGAAACAGAAACTTCTATTTGCATCTTAACAAATTGTGGGTAGGCATTCAGTCTGGATGTGTGTTCTGTAGACTAGCTAAATTTTATATCCATAACTAGAGGGGTCTCTGTGAAGCTATTTTGGATTCCATAACAATGCAATAATTGGGTCAATTTcatctttataaaatgaaaaagaagaaaatcatccTGCCATCAAGCAGCAATACATGCCTTTTTCTGCAGCAGGTAAttgaaaattaatgaaacaaaaatagtaTTAAGGATTGGCAGATATGCTGAGTATAGTGGAAGGCCTCCTCATTTATGTAGCAGTTAGTGAATCAGTATTGGGGGTCTTAGGGAATGGATTTATTGGAGTTGTAAGCTGCATTGATTGTGTGAAAAGCAAGAAGATCCCTACTGTCAGCCTTATTCTCACTGGCTTAGCTTCTTCCAGATTTTGCCTGATATGGATAATAATTACAGATGCATATGTGAGGATGTTTTTTCCAGATACATATTTGTCTGGTAATCTAAGTCAAAATATAGCTCACTTTTGGATAATTATGAATCAATCAAGTATCTGGTTTGCCACCAGCCTCAACATCTTCTATTTCCTGAAGATAGCCAATTATTCCCACTGCATTTTTCTCTGGCTGAAGGGTCACATCAACAGGGTTCTTCTCCTTTTCATGGGGTCCTTGCTTATTTCATGGTTATTTGCTTTTCCAAGCATTGCAAAGCCTAGTATTAATGATATTATGAAGAACAGAAGCTCAACCTGGCTGATCGCCCTGCATAAAAGGGAATACTTGACAAATCATATTCTGCTCAATATTGGAGTCATTCTTGTCTTTGTGCTATGCCTGATTACATGTTTCTTATTAATCACTTCCCTTTGGAGACACAACAGAA includes these proteins:
- the LOC102180468 gene encoding taste receptor type 2 member 10 — encoded protein: MLSIVEGLLIYVAVSESVLGVLGNGFIGVVSCIDCVKSKKIPTVSLILTGLASSRFCLIWIIITDAYVRMFFPDTYLSGNLSQNIAHFWIIMNQSSIWFATSLNIFYFLKIANYSHCIFLWLKGHINRVLLLFMGSLLISWLFAFPSIAKPSINDIMKNRSSTWLIALHKREYLTNHILLNIGVILVFVLCLITCFLLITSLWRHNRKMQLNATGFRDPSTEAHIKAMKTLVSFIILFILYFVGTAIQISGSTMPENNLLLIIGITTRLLYPCGHSLILILGNRKLKQDFLRVLKPLKCWGKEKLLRIP